From the genome of Rathayibacter sp. VKM Ac-2759, one region includes:
- the lpdA gene encoding dihydrolipoyl dehydrogenase, translated as MSEERYDLVVLGGGSGGYAAALRATQLGMSVAIVERDKLGGTCLHRGCVPTKALLHAAELADGAKDAQKYGVLASFQGIDIAQVTRYREGVVAGKYKGLQSLVSARGITVVSGDGRLTGPTTVTVGEHVLHGTSVVLATGSSSRTLPGIEIGGRVITSDQALELDHVPERVVVLGGGVIGVEFASVWRSFGAEVTIIEALPHLVPNEDESVSKQLERAFRKRGISFTLGSRVSSVSQSDAGVTVSLESGASVEGDLLLVAVGRGPVTAGLGFDEVGVSLDRGYVVTDERLQTSVPGVYAVGDIVPGLQLAHRSFQQGIFVAEEIAGLGPQVVADVNVPKVTYSDPEVASVGLTEARAVAEYGADRVASYDYGLGGNAKSTIIGTTGSVKVVRLVDGPVVGVHMVGARVGELIGEAQLIVNWEAHPEDVAPLVHAHPTQNEALGEAHLALAGKPLHAL; from the coding sequence GTGTCGGAAGAGCGCTACGACCTCGTCGTGCTCGGTGGTGGCAGCGGCGGGTACGCAGCGGCCCTCCGGGCGACCCAGCTCGGCATGAGCGTCGCGATCGTCGAGCGCGACAAGCTCGGCGGCACGTGCCTGCACCGCGGCTGCGTGCCCACCAAGGCCCTGCTGCACGCCGCGGAGCTCGCGGACGGCGCGAAGGACGCGCAGAAGTACGGAGTCCTGGCCTCGTTCCAGGGCATCGACATCGCGCAGGTCACGCGCTACCGCGAGGGCGTCGTCGCCGGCAAGTACAAGGGCCTGCAGAGTCTCGTCTCGGCCCGCGGCATCACCGTCGTGAGCGGAGACGGCCGCCTCACCGGACCGACGACGGTCACGGTCGGCGAGCACGTGCTGCACGGCACCTCCGTCGTCCTCGCCACCGGCTCCTCCTCGCGCACGCTCCCCGGCATCGAGATCGGCGGCCGCGTGATCACCAGCGACCAGGCCCTCGAGCTCGATCACGTCCCCGAGCGCGTGGTCGTGCTCGGCGGAGGCGTCATCGGTGTCGAGTTCGCGAGCGTGTGGCGCTCCTTCGGCGCCGAGGTCACTATCATCGAGGCGCTGCCCCACCTGGTCCCCAACGAGGACGAGAGCGTCAGCAAGCAGCTCGAGCGGGCCTTCCGCAAGCGCGGGATCTCCTTCACCCTCGGCTCCCGCGTGTCGTCGGTCTCCCAGTCCGACGCGGGCGTGACCGTCTCGCTCGAGTCCGGCGCGTCCGTCGAGGGCGACCTGCTGCTCGTCGCCGTCGGTCGTGGGCCGGTCACGGCCGGGCTGGGCTTCGACGAGGTGGGCGTGAGCCTCGACCGGGGCTACGTCGTCACCGACGAGCGCCTGCAGACCTCGGTCCCCGGCGTCTACGCGGTCGGCGACATCGTCCCCGGCCTCCAGCTGGCGCACCGCAGCTTCCAGCAGGGGATCTTCGTGGCGGAGGAGATCGCGGGCCTCGGCCCGCAGGTGGTCGCCGACGTCAACGTGCCCAAGGTGACGTACAGCGACCCGGAGGTCGCCTCCGTGGGACTCACCGAGGCGCGGGCCGTGGCCGAGTACGGCGCCGACCGGGTCGCCAGCTACGACTACGGTCTCGGTGGCAACGCGAAGAGCACGATCATCGGCACCACCGGATCCGTCAAGGTCGTCCGGCTCGTCGACGGCCCGGTCGTAGGTGTGCACATGGTGGGCGCCCGCGTGGGAGAGCTGATCGGCGAGGCGCAGCTCATCGTCAACTGGGAGGCCCATCCCGAGGACGTCGCCCCCCTCGTGCACGCGCACCCCACGCAGAACGAGGCGC